From a single Equus asinus isolate D_3611 breed Donkey chromosome 2, EquAss-T2T_v2, whole genome shotgun sequence genomic region:
- the GOLGA7B gene encoding golgin subfamily A member 7B isoform X1, which produces MATEVHNLQELRRSASLATKVFIQRDYSDGTICQFQTKFPPELDSRAEGRAKVRLLHRGVCWWLQRLSTKGSAHGLSLPQLLGCLMDHRLLARHQHHLLSFAPGSGNIERQLFEETVKTLNSFYAEAEKIGGSSYLEGCLACATAYFIFLCMETHYEKVLKKISRYIQEQNEKIFAPRGLLLTDPVERGMRVIEISIYEDRCSSGSSSSGSSSGSGSSSGGGGGAGAR; this is translated from the exons GTCCACAACCTGCAGGAGCTCCGGCGAAGTGCCTCACTAGCCACCAAGGTCTTCATCCAGAGAGACTACAGCGATGGGACCATCTGTCAGTTCCAGACCAAATTCCCCCCAGAGCTGGACAGCCGG gcagaggggagagcCAAGGTGAGACTGCTACATCGCGGAGTCTGCTGGTGGCTTCAGAGGCTGTCAACCAAGGGCTCTGCCCacggcctctccctcccccagctacTTGGGTGTCTCATGGACCACCGGCTCCTTGCAAGGCACCAGCACCATCTGCTGAGTTTTGCTCCTGGTTCTGGGAAT ATTGAGCGGCAGCTCTTTGAGGAGACTGTGAAGACCCTCAACAGCTTCTACGCAGAGGCCGAGAAGATTGGGGGCAGCTCCTACCTTGAGGGGTGTCTGGCCTGTGCCACGGCCTACTTCATCTTCCTCTGCATGGAGACCCACTACGAGAAG GTTCTCAAGAAGATCTCCCGCTACATCCAGGAGCAGAATGAGAAGATCTTTGCTCCTCGAGGCCTCCTTCTTACGGACCCTGTGGAGCGTGGGATGAGGGTT ATCGAGATCTCCATCTACGAGGACCGGTGCAGCAGCGGCAGctccagcagtggcagcagcagtggcagtggcagcagcagtggtgggggtggtggggcgGGGGCCCGGTGA
- the GOLGA7B gene encoding golgin subfamily A member 7B isoform X2 translates to MATEVHNLQELRRSASLATKVFIQRDYSDGTICQFQTKFPPELDSRIERQLFEETVKTLNSFYAEAEKIGGSSYLEGCLACATAYFIFLCMETHYEKVLKKISRYIQEQNEKIFAPRGLLLTDPVERGMRVIEISIYEDRCSSGSSSSGSSSGSGSSSGGGGGAGAR, encoded by the exons GTCCACAACCTGCAGGAGCTCCGGCGAAGTGCCTCACTAGCCACCAAGGTCTTCATCCAGAGAGACTACAGCGATGGGACCATCTGTCAGTTCCAGACCAAATTCCCCCCAGAGCTGGACAGCCGG ATTGAGCGGCAGCTCTTTGAGGAGACTGTGAAGACCCTCAACAGCTTCTACGCAGAGGCCGAGAAGATTGGGGGCAGCTCCTACCTTGAGGGGTGTCTGGCCTGTGCCACGGCCTACTTCATCTTCCTCTGCATGGAGACCCACTACGAGAAG GTTCTCAAGAAGATCTCCCGCTACATCCAGGAGCAGAATGAGAAGATCTTTGCTCCTCGAGGCCTCCTTCTTACGGACCCTGTGGAGCGTGGGATGAGGGTT ATCGAGATCTCCATCTACGAGGACCGGTGCAGCAGCGGCAGctccagcagtggcagcagcagtggcagtggcagcagcagtggtgggggtggtggggcgGGGGCCCGGTGA